CAAAGATGCGGAGCCAGGTTGACGAAGCTGACGTGCGACCCAACATTCGGGTGCTTTCCTGAACCTTCCTGGCAACACTTGGGCTGCTGACGCTGGCAAGCTTTTGCCGTCGAAGACAGTTAGCCCAACTTCCCCAGCAGCGGCACAAAATGTGGTTGCAGAGAATTTATTCGGCGTGTTTTTGTTATCGAAGTTTCAAAAGTCCAGCGTTTGAAATCTGAAACACGATGTAGTGACGACCTCTGATCTGGCCGGTCAGAGATCGATCGGTAGCATTTGCGATCATGTTCATTCGCCAATGCCATCGAATCAAAAACGGTCGTCGCCACGCCTACTGGGCGCTGGTCGAATCGTATCGCTCGGCCAGTGGGCCGCGGCAGCGGGTGGTCGCGTGGCTGGGGAAGCTTGACGAAGCCGGTCGACTGGGCGTCCATCAGGCGGCGGAAGTTTTGGCCGGTAGCGATGAGGTTGCACCCGGTGTCACCGCTGATCAGTCACAACCGCTCAGTCGACAGATGCGATTCGAGTTCGATGATGATGCGTCTGCCGTGACTCCGCGATGGGTCGAAGTCAACGCCGCCGGAGTTCGTGTGGAAAACCTGCGACAGTTCGGCGGGCCGTGGATGGCTCTGCACCTGATTCGCACGCTGCAACTGGATACGTTCCTGAGCAACGCGATCCCTGAAGGTCGTGAACTGGTCGGCTGGGATGTGAGTTCGCTGATTCTGATCATTGCGCGGCTGCTCGAACCTGCCAGCGAACTCTTCACCGCCGAACAATGGTATCCGAAAACGGCACTGCGGGATCTGCTCGGCGTGAGCGAAGAACGTGTGAACGATAATCGGCTGTACCGCACACTCGATCAGCTGCTGCCGCACAAGGACGCATTGGAAACGCATCTGAAGAATCGCCTTGGCCATCTGTTCGATCTCGAATACGACCTGCTGATGTATGACGTCACCAGCACTTACTTCGAAGGTCAGGCCGAACGCAATCCGCTGGCTCAGCGTGGCTATTCGCGCGATAACCGCAGCGACTGCAAGCAGGTCTGCATCGGGCTGGTGGTGTCTCGATGCGGAATGCCGCTGGGATACAAGGTGTTTGCCGGCAATACGGCCGACGTTACTACCGTGGAACACATCGTCGAAACGATGGAAGCACGCTACGGGAAAAGCGATCGCATCTGGGTCATGGATCGCGGCATGGTGTCGGAAGACAACATCGAATTCCTGCGCGAAGGCGGTCGACGCTACATCGTCGGCACTCCCAAATCGATGCTGAAGAAGTTTGAACACGAGCTGCTGAAGGAAGACTGGACCAGCATTCGCGATGGCCTGGAAGTCAAGGTCGTGCCGTGGCCCGGCAGCGACGATCCGGATGAATCGGAAGACTGCAACACATCGCC
This DNA window, taken from Fuerstiella marisgermanici, encodes the following:
- a CDS encoding IS1634 family transposase gives rise to the protein MFIRQCHRIKNGRRHAYWALVESYRSASGPRQRVVAWLGKLDEAGRLGVHQAAEVLAGSDEVAPGVTADQSQPLSRQMRFEFDDDASAVTPRWVEVNAAGVRVENLRQFGGPWMALHLIRTLQLDTFLSNAIPEGRELVGWDVSSLILIIARLLEPASELFTAEQWYPKTALRDLLGVSEERVNDNRLYRTLDQLLPHKDALETHLKNRLGHLFDLEYDLLMYDVTSTYFEGQAERNPLAQRGYSRDNRSDCKQVCIGLVVSRCGMPLGYKVFAGNTADVTTVEHIVETMEARYGKSDRIWVMDRGMVSEDNIEFLREGGRRYIVGTPKSMLKKFEHELLKEDWTSIRDGLEVKVVPWPGSDDPDESEDCNTSPETFILCRSRDRSKKEEAITQRFEKKIEESLIRMTARCDKQKRDPMKVEREIGRLLGKNTRAAKLFDVKVTKTDDGAARIEWSKIEATRDWATLSSGCYLLRTNVSDWSDEELWKAYIQLTEAEAAFRIHKSDLSIRPIWHQKEDRVLAHIFVCFLAYVLWKTLGQLCSKAGLGDEPRRVLAELSEIRSMDVVLPTRTGPEIRTRCVSKPSDHQQILLEKLSLKLPSKIFQKQM